In a genomic window of Ipomoea triloba cultivar NCNSP0323 chromosome 3, ASM357664v1:
- the LOC116013870 gene encoding uncharacterized protein LOC116013870 — protein MRPVLFISLLLLSTLLYEAQGRHLRKGGDLPARNHRTNENGSIRRSGEKKIDACKDGQCSSSSSASAGKNRKLIAKTTSSTYSTTTTSKKLKNEGTKANPIPKKENFSVNSSPETGHRETSYPNVFDLAGMDYSPARRKAPIHN, from the exons ATGAGGCCAGTCTTGTTCATTTCTCTTCTACTCTTGTCAACCCTCTTGTATGAAGCTCAAGGCAGACATTTGAGAAAAGGAGGAGACCTCCCAGCTAGGAATCACAGAACCAAT GAAAATGGTAGCATAAGAAGAAGTGGAGAGAAGAAGATTGATGCATGCAAAGATGGGCAATGTTCCTCATCATCATCTGCATCTGCAG GAAAAAATAGGAAACTTATTGCCAAAACAACCTCTTCTACTTATAGTACCACCACCACTTCAAAG AAGCTCAAGAATGAAGGAACTAAAGCTAACCCCATACCAAAGAAAGAAAACTTTTCAGTGAATTCTTCGCCGGAAACCGGCCACCGGGAAACGTCTTATCCGAACGTGTTCGACCTAGCAGGGATGGATTACTCCCCGGCGAGGAGAAAGGCTCCAATACACAactaa